A window from Vibrio cortegadensis encodes these proteins:
- the rraA gene encoding ribonuclease E activity regulator RraA, with translation MEYNTSALCDVYLDQVDVVEPMFSNFGGSASFAGQLTTVKCFEDNGLIRSVLEENGEGRILLVDGGGSLRKALIDADIATLAEENEWEGIVVYGCVREVDELEDMSIGIQALASIPVGATQKDIGEIDVPVNFGSVTFLPEDYLYADNTGIILSQEPLDIEFELDEEDELDDEDELESND, from the coding sequence ATGGAATACAACACCTCTGCCCTGTGTGATGTCTACTTAGATCAGGTCGATGTCGTAGAGCCAATGTTCAGCAACTTTGGTGGTAGCGCCTCTTTTGCTGGTCAACTCACCACAGTAAAATGCTTCGAAGATAATGGGCTGATCCGCTCTGTCTTAGAAGAGAACGGCGAAGGTCGTATTTTACTGGTCGATGGCGGGGGCTCTTTGCGTAAAGCGCTCATTGATGCCGACATTGCCACTCTTGCTGAAGAGAACGAATGGGAAGGCATTGTGGTCTACGGCTGCGTTCGTGAAGTGGATGAACTTGAAGACATGAGCATCGGCATCCAAGCACTTGCCTCTATCCCTGTCGGCGCGACTCAAAAAGACATTGGTGAAATTGATGTACCCGTGAACTTTGGCAGTGTGACCTTCTTACCTGAAGATTACCTCTACGCTGATAATACAGGCATCATCCTTTCCCAAGAGCCGTTAGATATTGAATTCGAATTAGATGAAGAAGACGAGCTTGATGACGAAGATGAGCTTGAATCTAACGACTAA
- a CDS encoding 1,4-dihydroxy-2-naphthoate polyprenyltransferase — translation MKQSLLIWLDAARPKTLPLALVSILTGSSLAFSAGHFSLPVALLAFLTATLLQILSNLANDYGDAVKGTDNDERLGPVRAMQSGAVTPKVMKQAIALNIILTIISGLSLVFYALSSLESILAFIGLGVLAIIAAIAYTMGSKPYGYVGLGDISVFIFFGLLGVSGTYFLHTGNLEFGLFLPSLGCGLLAVAVLNINNMRDIENDEACGKRTVAVRLGQQKAKQYHSLLLGGALFAFTLYLTLQGKPLWISLPFLLSLIMVIKHSKAVWAADKPAQIAPMMPVIVKCSLITNLLFAGVVIAQTLVS, via the coding sequence ATGAAACAGTCACTCCTGATCTGGCTTGATGCCGCAAGACCAAAAACACTCCCTCTCGCTTTAGTCTCGATTCTTACAGGAAGTAGTCTCGCTTTTTCAGCTGGTCATTTTTCTCTGCCTGTCGCTCTGTTGGCCTTTCTCACTGCCACATTGCTGCAAATACTGTCTAACCTTGCGAATGACTACGGGGATGCAGTAAAAGGCACAGACAACGATGAACGTCTTGGCCCAGTCAGAGCCATGCAATCTGGCGCGGTCACACCGAAAGTCATGAAACAAGCCATTGCGCTGAATATCATACTGACCATCATCTCAGGTTTGAGCTTAGTTTTTTATGCCCTCAGTAGTCTTGAAAGTATCTTGGCGTTTATCGGACTCGGCGTGCTCGCCATTATTGCCGCCATTGCGTATACCATGGGCAGCAAACCTTATGGCTACGTAGGGTTAGGTGATATTTCCGTTTTCATATTCTTTGGTTTACTTGGCGTGTCGGGCACTTACTTCTTGCACACGGGTAATCTTGAGTTTGGATTGTTTCTCCCATCATTAGGCTGTGGTTTACTGGCTGTTGCCGTTCTGAACATCAATAACATGCGCGATATTGAAAACGATGAAGCGTGTGGGAAACGCACCGTTGCCGTGAGACTAGGCCAACAGAAAGCCAAGCAGTATCACTCTCTATTATTAGGGGGCGCACTGTTTGCTTTTACGCTTTATCTCACCTTACAAGGCAAACCCCTGTGGATCAGCCTGCCATTCCTACTAAGCTTAATCATGGTAATCAAGCACAGTAAAGCCGTTTGGGCCGCCGATAAACCCGCTCAAATCGCGCCGATGATGCCGGTTATCGTAAAATGCTCGCTCATTACCAATCTATTATTTGCAGGAGTCGTGATAGCTCAAACTCTAGTGAGTTAA
- the hslU gene encoding HslU--HslV peptidase ATPase subunit produces the protein MSEMTPREIVHELNRHIIGQDNAKRSVAIALRNRWRRMQLEESLRVEVTPKNILMIGPTGVGKTEIARRLARLANAPFIKVEATKFTEVGYVGKEVETIIRDLTDVAVKMTHQQAMEKVKYRAEEQAEDRVLDALLPPARDAWGQNEQPAEETSSNTRQIFRKKLREGKLDDKEIDIDVAAPQMGVEIMAPPGMEEMTNQLQGMFQNLAGDTKKKRKMKIKDAFKALTEEEAAKLVNPEELKENAIYNVENNGIVFIDEIDKICKRGESSGPDVSREGVQRDLLPLIEGSTVSTKHGMVKTDHILFVASGAFQVAKPSDLIPELQGRLPIRVELEALSSHDFERILTEPKASLTEQYVALMKTEGVDIEFTKEGIHQIAEAAWKVNETTENIGARRLHTVMERLMDEISFDATEKSGSQLTIDSEYVSSRLGEFVDDEDLSRFIL, from the coding sequence ATGTCTGAGATGACTCCTCGTGAGATTGTTCACGAACTGAACCGCCACATCATTGGTCAAGATAACGCTAAACGTTCTGTCGCGATTGCTCTACGTAACCGCTGGCGTCGAATGCAGCTTGAAGAGAGCTTACGTGTAGAAGTGACACCAAAAAACATCCTAATGATTGGTCCTACCGGTGTTGGTAAAACAGAAATTGCTCGTCGTTTAGCTCGATTAGCTAATGCACCTTTCATCAAAGTGGAAGCAACAAAGTTCACCGAAGTGGGTTATGTGGGTAAAGAAGTAGAAACCATTATTCGCGATCTGACCGATGTAGCCGTGAAGATGACGCACCAACAAGCGATGGAAAAAGTAAAATACCGCGCTGAAGAGCAAGCAGAAGATCGCGTTTTAGATGCCCTACTGCCACCCGCTCGTGATGCTTGGGGTCAAAACGAGCAACCAGCAGAAGAGACCAGCTCTAACACTCGTCAAATCTTCCGCAAGAAGCTACGTGAAGGCAAACTGGACGACAAAGAGATCGACATTGATGTTGCCGCGCCACAAATGGGCGTAGAGATCATGGCTCCTCCGGGCATGGAAGAGATGACCAACCAACTGCAAGGCATGTTCCAAAACCTTGCTGGCGACACCAAGAAAAAACGCAAGATGAAGATCAAAGATGCCTTCAAAGCGTTAACCGAAGAAGAAGCAGCAAAACTGGTTAACCCTGAAGAGCTAAAAGAGAATGCGATTTACAACGTTGAAAACAACGGCATCGTCTTCATCGATGAGATCGATAAAATCTGTAAACGTGGCGAAAGCTCAGGCCCAGATGTTTCCCGTGAAGGGGTTCAGCGTGATTTGCTTCCACTGATTGAAGGCAGCACCGTTTCAACCAAACACGGCATGGTTAAAACTGACCACATTCTGTTTGTTGCATCGGGTGCATTCCAAGTCGCGAAACCTTCTGATTTGATCCCTGAATTACAAGGTCGTCTACCAATTCGAGTTGAGCTTGAAGCACTTTCTAGCCATGATTTCGAGCGTATTCTAACAGAACCAAAAGCGTCACTGACTGAGCAGTACGTTGCGCTAATGAAAACCGAAGGCGTTGATATCGAATTCACCAAGGAAGGCATTCACCAAATCGCAGAAGCGGCATGGAAAGTGAACGAAACCACTGAAAACATTGGTGCACGTCGCTTGCATACCGTGATGGAGCGCCTAATGGATGAGATTTCATTTGATGCAACAGAGAAATCAGGCAGCCAGTTAACCATCGATTCAGAATACGTTAGCTCACGATTAGGCGAGTTCGTTGATGATGAAGATTTAAGTCGCTTCATTCTGTAA
- the hslV gene encoding ATP-dependent protease subunit HslV, with protein sequence MTTIVSVRRNNKVVIAGDGQVSLGNTVMKGNARKVRRLYNNQVLAGFAGSTADAFTLFERFESKLQMHQGHLTKAAVELAKDWRSDRALRKLEALLAVADETASLIITGNGDVVQPENDLIAIGSGGNFAQASAIALLENTDLDAREIAEKSLKIAGDICVFTNHHHTIEELDIDADNSEDTKK encoded by the coding sequence GTGACTACTATTGTATCTGTACGCCGTAATAATAAAGTCGTCATCGCGGGTGATGGACAAGTATCTCTTGGCAACACCGTAATGAAAGGCAACGCACGTAAAGTTCGTCGTCTCTACAACAATCAAGTTCTGGCTGGATTTGCTGGAAGCACTGCTGATGCCTTCACTCTATTTGAACGCTTCGAAAGCAAACTTCAAATGCATCAAGGTCATTTAACCAAAGCGGCCGTTGAACTTGCAAAAGATTGGCGCAGCGATCGCGCGCTAAGAAAGTTAGAAGCACTGCTTGCTGTCGCTGACGAAACCGCATCATTGATCATCACCGGGAATGGCGATGTGGTTCAGCCTGAAAATGACCTCATTGCCATTGGCTCTGGCGGTAATTTTGCTCAAGCATCCGCGATTGCTCTTTTAGAGAACACGGATCTAGATGCGCGTGAAATCGCTGAAAAATCACTAAAAATTGCTGGTGATATTTGCGTATTCACCAACCACCACCACACTATTGAAGAACTAGACATTGACGCTGACAACAGCGAAGACACCAAAAAATAG
- the ftsN gene encoding cell division protein FtsN, which yields MANKDYVKRGRAPKKPTKKQAPRRKPWRIGLLAVLLLSGFSYGLYILSNDPEPPAPVVKTKPKPKPAKSLPPPPEEKWDYVDSLPNREVEVKAKEQVVSAIPYIMQCGAYKSMSQAESRKLDIAFQGINSKIRKKENSSWYRVVLGPYKLKRDAERDRHKLQRAKIEPCAIWKDTQ from the coding sequence GTGGCGAATAAAGATTATGTAAAGCGCGGTCGAGCCCCTAAAAAGCCGACCAAAAAACAAGCTCCACGCCGAAAGCCGTGGCGCATCGGACTCTTAGCCGTTCTTCTGCTAAGTGGGTTTAGTTATGGGCTGTATATTTTAAGTAACGATCCTGAACCACCAGCGCCTGTGGTCAAAACCAAGCCAAAACCTAAGCCAGCGAAATCCCTTCCTCCCCCTCCTGAAGAGAAGTGGGATTACGTCGATTCATTACCGAACCGCGAAGTGGAAGTGAAAGCCAAAGAACAAGTTGTCTCTGCCATTCCATACATCATGCAGTGCGGCGCTTATAAATCGATGTCTCAAGCAGAAAGCCGCAAACTCGATATCGCTTTTCAAGGGATCAACAGTAAAATTCGCAAGAAAGAGAACAGCAGTTGGTACCGTGTTGTTTTAGGGCCATACAAACTCAAACGAGATGCTGAGCGAGATCGTCATAAACTGCAGCGAGCAAAGATTGAGCCGTGCGCAATTTGGAAAGATACGCAATAA
- the cytR gene encoding DNA-binding transcriptional regulator CytR, giving the protein MATMKDVAQLAGVSTATVSRALMNPEKVSSSTRKRVEDAVLEAGYSPNSLARNLRRNESKTIVAIIPDICDPYFTEIIRGIEDTAMEFDYLVLLGDSGQQKKRESSLVNLVFTKQADGMLLLGTDLPFDVSKPEQKNLPPMVMACEFAPELELPTVHIDNLTSAFDAVNYLTQLGHKRIAQITGPESATLCKFRQQGYQQALRRAGIIMNPTFTVQGDFTFEAGARAVRKLLSLPEAPTAIFCHNDTMAIGAIQEAKKLGLRVPQDLSFVGFDDIQFSEYCDPPLTTISQPRYEIGRQAVLMMLELLKGNEVSAGSRLLETELIVRGSAAPPRMS; this is encoded by the coding sequence ATGGCGACAATGAAGGATGTTGCCCAGCTGGCTGGAGTATCAACTGCGACCGTATCACGTGCGTTAATGAATCCGGAAAAAGTATCATCCTCAACCCGTAAACGTGTTGAAGATGCTGTTTTAGAAGCTGGTTATTCACCGAACTCTTTGGCAAGAAATTTACGCCGAAATGAATCAAAAACGATTGTCGCCATTATTCCCGACATTTGCGATCCTTACTTTACTGAGATCATACGAGGCATAGAAGATACCGCCATGGAGTTTGACTACTTAGTCCTCCTTGGTGACAGTGGGCAACAGAAGAAGCGTGAGTCTTCCCTTGTAAACCTCGTCTTTACCAAACAAGCCGATGGTATGCTATTGTTGGGGACCGACCTTCCTTTTGATGTCAGTAAACCTGAACAGAAAAACCTTCCTCCGATGGTCATGGCGTGTGAATTTGCACCAGAACTTGAGCTCCCCACCGTTCATATCGATAACTTAACTTCAGCATTTGATGCGGTGAACTATCTCACCCAACTTGGGCACAAGCGTATCGCTCAAATCACAGGGCCAGAATCGGCAACCTTATGTAAATTCCGTCAACAAGGTTATCAGCAAGCGCTGCGTCGAGCGGGGATCATCATGAATCCAACCTTTACGGTACAAGGTGACTTTACGTTTGAAGCGGGGGCAAGGGCTGTGAGAAAGCTACTGTCTCTACCAGAAGCGCCAACCGCTATTTTCTGTCATAACGACACCATGGCTATTGGAGCGATTCAAGAAGCGAAAAAACTAGGCTTACGCGTTCCACAAGATCTCTCTTTTGTTGGCTTTGATGACATTCAATTCTCTGAATATTGCGATCCACCTCTGACGACCATCTCTCAGCCTCGATATGAAATTGGACGCCAAGCCGTATTGATGATGTTAGAGCTTCTCAAAGGGAACGAAGTCAGTGCTGGTTCAAGGCTCCTTGAGACTGAATTGATCGTTCGCGGCAGTGCTGCGCCACCACGAATGAGTTGA
- the priA gene encoding primosomal protein N', which yields MRPSIARIALPVPLDKQFDYLIPSHLFPIIGGRVSVPFGRQTLVGIVTALVNESDFPREQLKSIKQVLDNQPVFSESVYTLLTWCSKFYQYPLGETLTNALPSALRKGKAADFATLVEWQLTASGKNQLMQGFGRAVKQAKVMHMLENGNVPHQEFIDHEVGSTVLKTLQEKGWIESLEKKPKITAWNHQVEADCDKPKLNEEQAIAIATVNSQTEFGCYLLEGVTGSGKTEVYLNMIKPILEQGKQALVLVPEIGLTPQTINRFKKRFNVPVEVIHSGLNDTERLNAWLSARDNISGIVIGTRSALFTPFADLGIIIVDEEHDASYKQQDSLRYHARDVAIMRANKAQIPIILGTATPALETLHNALSGKYHHLTLSQRAGVALPTTNKVLDVKGLYLESGLSAPLIAEMRRHLKAGNQVMLFLNRRGFSPALMCHECGWIAECKRCDAYYTFHQHSSEVRCHHCGSQQPVIHQCHGCGSTQLVTVGVGTEQLETQLEQLFPEYKTIRIDRDSTRRKGSLESALESIRKGEFQILIGTQMLAKGHHFPNVTLVGLLDIDGSLYSSDFRAAERLAQLFIQVAGRAGRASKPGEVILQTHHPEHGLLQALLHKDYRHFAISALEERKMAQLPPYSHLTLFRAEANNPQQVEEFLRQVRHTLEAHPLFDDSCMVLGPTPAPLAKRAGKSRWQLLLQTQSRPLMQKLLYSAKPAINLLPSAKKVRWSLDIEPQDLS from the coding sequence ATGCGCCCATCAATAGCTCGAATCGCTCTGCCTGTTCCCCTAGATAAGCAGTTCGATTATCTTATTCCTAGCCACCTATTTCCAATTATTGGTGGGCGAGTCTCTGTGCCTTTTGGTCGTCAAACATTAGTCGGGATCGTCACAGCACTGGTCAATGAATCCGATTTCCCTCGCGAGCAGCTAAAAAGCATTAAGCAAGTCTTAGATAACCAACCTGTTTTCTCTGAGTCGGTGTATACCCTATTAACCTGGTGCAGCAAATTTTACCAATATCCCCTAGGTGAAACCCTAACCAACGCGCTTCCTTCTGCGTTACGTAAAGGGAAAGCCGCTGATTTTGCCACCTTGGTGGAATGGCAACTGACCGCATCAGGGAAAAATCAGCTCATGCAAGGGTTTGGTCGTGCAGTCAAGCAAGCGAAAGTGATGCATATGCTCGAAAATGGCAATGTCCCTCACCAAGAGTTTATCGATCACGAAGTGGGCAGCACTGTACTGAAAACCCTGCAAGAGAAAGGGTGGATTGAATCATTAGAGAAAAAACCAAAGATCACGGCATGGAATCATCAGGTTGAAGCCGATTGCGATAAACCTAAGCTCAATGAAGAACAAGCGATTGCGATCGCCACCGTCAACAGCCAAACCGAATTCGGCTGCTATTTATTAGAAGGGGTGACAGGTTCGGGGAAGACCGAAGTCTACCTGAATATGATTAAGCCCATCCTCGAACAGGGAAAACAAGCGTTAGTGCTGGTTCCTGAGATTGGATTGACCCCACAAACCATTAACCGCTTTAAAAAACGGTTTAATGTGCCGGTTGAAGTGATCCATTCAGGGTTAAATGACACCGAACGTCTGAACGCTTGGCTTTCTGCTCGCGATAATATTTCAGGCATTGTCATTGGCACTCGATCAGCTCTGTTCACGCCTTTTGCGGATCTTGGCATTATTATCGTCGATGAAGAGCATGATGCCTCTTACAAACAACAAGACAGCCTACGCTACCACGCCCGTGACGTCGCCATTATGCGCGCGAACAAAGCGCAGATCCCAATCATTCTTGGCACCGCGACGCCAGCACTTGAAACGCTGCATAATGCGCTCAGTGGTAAATACCATCATCTAACCTTAAGCCAACGAGCAGGGGTTGCCCTTCCAACCACCAATAAAGTATTGGATGTGAAAGGGCTCTATTTAGAAAGTGGATTATCCGCACCACTGATTGCCGAAATGCGCCGTCATCTTAAAGCGGGCAACCAAGTGATGCTGTTTTTAAATCGACGCGGTTTCTCCCCAGCTTTGATGTGCCATGAGTGTGGCTGGATTGCAGAATGTAAACGCTGCGATGCGTACTACACCTTCCACCAGCACAGCAGTGAAGTTCGCTGTCATCACTGTGGCTCTCAGCAACCTGTCATCCATCAATGTCATGGATGCGGGTCCACTCAGCTTGTTACCGTTGGCGTCGGCACCGAGCAGCTTGAAACACAGTTAGAGCAACTTTTCCCAGAATACAAAACCATTCGAATTGATCGCGACAGCACCCGCCGTAAAGGCAGTTTAGAGTCCGCGCTAGAATCGATTCGCAAAGGTGAATTCCAAATTCTTATCGGCACTCAAATGCTCGCCAAAGGGCACCACTTCCCCAATGTAACATTGGTGGGTTTACTCGATATTGACGGTTCGCTCTACAGCAGTGATTTTCGAGCGGCTGAACGTTTGGCTCAGCTCTTTATTCAAGTGGCAGGTCGAGCAGGACGCGCCAGTAAACCCGGAGAAGTGATCTTACAAACTCATCACCCTGAACACGGGTTACTACAGGCATTGCTACACAAAGATTATCGTCACTTTGCAATTAGCGCATTGGAAGAGCGAAAAATGGCGCAGTTGCCACCCTATTCCCATCTAACGCTTTTTAGGGCTGAAGCGAACAATCCGCAACAGGTAGAAGAGTTTCTTCGCCAAGTACGTCACACACTTGAAGCTCATCCGCTATTTGATGATAGCTGCATGGTGCTTGGCCCGACGCCTGCGCCATTAGCGAAACGAGCAGGGAAATCACGCTGGCAATTACTGCTTCAAACTCAAAGCAGACCATTAATGCAAAAGCTGCTCTATAGCGCGAAGCCTGCGATTAATCTGTTACCCAGCGCCAAAAAAGTGCGTTGGTCGCTGGATATCGAGCCCCAAGATCTTAGTTGA
- the rpmE gene encoding 50S ribosomal protein L31, translating into MKTGIHPEYKAVSATCSCGNTFEFNSTLGKDSIHLDVCDKCHPFYTGKQRIVDTGGRVDRFNKRFGALSSK; encoded by the coding sequence ATGAAAACTGGAATCCACCCAGAATACAAAGCTGTAAGCGCAACTTGTTCTTGTGGCAACACATTTGAATTCAACTCTACTCTAGGTAAAGATTCAATCCACCTAGACGTATGTGACAAATGTCACCCATTCTACACTGGTAAGCAACGTATCGTAGATACAGGCGGCCGTGTTGATCGCTTCAACAAGCGTTTCGGTGCTCTTTCTAGCAAGTAA
- a CDS encoding malic enzyme-like NAD(P)-binding protein, which translates to MSDDNHQELSSEELFRQQALDYHAFPKPGKIALELTTPADSAEDLALAYSPGVAEPVREIAQNVENVYKYTAKGNMVAVISNGTAILGLGNLGPIASKPVMEGKALLFKRFAGLDSIDIEVKHRTIDEFVDTVANIADTFGGINLEDIKAPDCFEIERRLIERCDVPVFHDDQHGTAIVTAAGMLNAIELQGKKLEECTIVCLGAGAAAVACMELLIKCGAMREKIYMLDRKGVIHTRRDDINEYKQRFANNTDKRTLEDVIDGADLFLGVSGPNLLPAEALKLMADKPVVFACSNPDPEIKPALAHEVRNDLIMGTGRSDYPNQVNNVLCFPFIFRGALDVRASVINDEMKLAAVEAIRQLAKEPVPAEVLKAAGVDALEFGVDYIIPKPMDPRLLPRVAKAVAVAAVESGVARIEMPENYMQ; encoded by the coding sequence ATGTCAGACGACAATCACCAAGAGCTCTCTTCAGAAGAACTATTTCGCCAACAAGCACTTGATTACCATGCCTTCCCAAAACCGGGGAAAATTGCTTTAGAGCTAACCACGCCAGCAGACTCAGCTGAAGATCTGGCACTGGCCTACAGCCCAGGTGTTGCAGAACCTGTACGTGAAATCGCCCAAAACGTAGAGAACGTTTATAAGTACACAGCGAAAGGTAACATGGTTGCGGTGATCTCAAACGGCACCGCGATCCTTGGTTTAGGTAACCTTGGTCCAATCGCATCAAAACCTGTGATGGAAGGTAAAGCGTTACTGTTTAAACGTTTTGCTGGCCTTGATTCTATCGATATCGAAGTAAAACACCGCACTATCGACGAATTTGTCGACACAGTTGCGAACATTGCAGACACATTCGGTGGTATTAACTTAGAAGATATCAAAGCACCAGACTGTTTTGAAATTGAGCGTCGCTTGATTGAACGTTGTGATGTGCCTGTATTCCATGATGACCAACACGGTACCGCGATTGTAACGGCAGCGGGCATGCTGAATGCGATCGAACTTCAAGGTAAGAAATTAGAAGAGTGTACGATCGTTTGTCTTGGTGCGGGTGCAGCAGCTGTCGCTTGTATGGAGCTACTGATTAAGTGTGGCGCGATGCGTGAAAAAATCTACATGCTTGACCGTAAAGGCGTGATCCACACTCGCCGTGATGACATCAACGAGTACAAACAGCGTTTTGCGAACAATACTGACAAACGCACGTTGGAAGATGTGATTGATGGTGCTGACCTATTCTTAGGCGTATCAGGTCCAAACCTTCTTCCGGCTGAAGCGCTGAAATTAATGGCCGACAAGCCTGTTGTGTTTGCATGTTCGAATCCAGATCCAGAGATCAAACCTGCATTAGCTCATGAAGTGCGTAATGACCTGATTATGGGTACTGGCCGTTCTGACTATCCAAACCAAGTGAACAATGTTCTATGTTTCCCATTCATTTTCCGTGGTGCGCTAGATGTACGTGCAAGCGTGATTAATGATGAGATGAAACTGGCGGCGGTAGAAGCGATTCGTCAACTTGCTAAAGAGCCTGTTCCTGCTGAAGTATTGAAAGCGGCGGGTGTGGATGCACTTGAGTTTGGCGTCGATTACATTATTCCTAAACCGATGGACCCACGTTTGTTACCACGCGTAGCAAAAGCCGTGGCTGTGGCGGCGGTTGAATCTGGTGTAGCTCGTATTGAGATGCCAGAAAACTATATGCAGTAA
- the metJ gene encoding met regulon transcriptional regulator MetJ produces the protein MADWNGEYISPYAEHGKKSEQVKKITVSIPLKVLKVLTDERTRRQINNLRHATNSELLCEAFLHAYTGQPLPTDEDLRKDRPDEIPTEAKELMTAMGIEFETFDEE, from the coding sequence ATGGCAGACTGGAATGGTGAATACATTAGTCCATACGCAGAGCATGGAAAAAAGAGCGAACAGGTTAAAAAAATTACCGTTTCGATCCCATTAAAAGTATTAAAGGTACTCACTGATGAGCGTACTCGCCGTCAGATTAACAACCTACGCCACGCAACAAACAGTGAACTTCTTTGTGAAGCCTTCTTGCATGCTTATACTGGGCAACCTCTTCCTACTGATGAAGATCTACGTAAAGATCGTCCGGATGAGATCCCAACCGAAGCAAAAGAATTAATGACTGCAATGGGCATCGAATTCGAAACATTCGACGAAGAGTAA